From a single Planctellipticum variicoloris genomic region:
- a CDS encoding cupin domain-containing protein has product MNRGLQWVATGAMFAVGAMAFADHHEEGESVKVISSQDIQEKLDGKDAKVTVVEVTLEPGQSGLPHRHPGPGFVYVLEGKYELGIDAQPTKVFKAGESFYEPTGCLHRVSKNPAAEGRTRLIAVVLHPRDAKEIAIPEDVKGRRH; this is encoded by the coding sequence ATGAACCGTGGATTACAATGGGTTGCGACCGGGGCGATGTTCGCGGTCGGTGCGATGGCATTTGCTGACCACCATGAAGAGGGAGAGTCGGTCAAGGTCATTTCCTCTCAGGACATCCAGGAGAAGCTGGACGGCAAAGACGCGAAAGTCACGGTGGTCGAGGTGACTTTAGAGCCAGGGCAATCGGGCCTGCCTCACCGGCACCCGGGGCCGGGGTTCGTCTATGTGCTGGAAGGCAAGTATGAGCTCGGCATTGACGCCCAGCCGACGAAAGTGTTCAAGGCCGGCGAGTCGTTCTATGAGCCGACCGGATGTCTGCACCGGGTGTCGAAGAACCCCGCTGCGGAGGGGCGCACCCGCCTGATTGCCGTGGTGCTGCATCCTCGTGACGCCAAGGAAATCGCAATCCCGGAGGATGTGAAGGGGCGTCGCCATTGA
- a CDS encoding SRPBCC family protein, whose translation MTRSIQRQIAIPQPREQVWRAITDRATLAEWMFPNDFEPRVGHHFTFQVPPNPKVGFEGLVVRCEVLECEPPTTLVFSWSAAELVDTRVSFRLESEGEGTLVLFEHAGFDLSRQFGEQAFRGAEFGWAKMLKQLVVVAAGQTANRK comes from the coding sequence ATGACCAGATCGATACAAAGACAGATCGCGATTCCGCAACCACGGGAACAGGTCTGGCGGGCCATTACAGACCGCGCCACCCTCGCCGAGTGGATGTTTCCCAACGACTTCGAACCGCGTGTCGGACACCACTTCACGTTCCAGGTCCCGCCAAACCCCAAGGTCGGTTTCGAGGGGCTGGTCGTGCGCTGCGAGGTGCTGGAGTGCGAACCGCCGACCACGCTCGTGTTCTCGTGGTCGGCGGCAGAACTGGTCGATACTCGGGTGAGTTTCCGGCTCGAGTCGGAGGGCGAAGGAACGCTCGTTCTTTTCGAGCATGCGGGCTTCGACCTTTCCCGCCAATTTGGCGAGCAGGCTTTTCGGGGTGCAGAGTTTGGCTGGGCGAAGATGCTCAAGCAGCTTGTCGTCGTGGCCGCAGGCCAGACAGCCAACCGCAAGTAA
- a CDS encoding protoglobin domain-containing protein, with protein MSSPIPETVLSPQRFLELQQYLGWSAIDDANVPALRACLAPEAAAFVTDFYAELVRHPAASRVMTGGQRQIERLKASLGVWLDELLSGDYDEAYVRKRWQVGYRHVLIGLDQIYVSAALSRLRMQMLAVLQRQPGSESARLLSLSATLNRLLDLDQIVIHAAYDAEFHARQTPIHSARLLQQRWLTRISERALGGTTLEELLDAGLLAVVESLKPEAAAVLVPVPGLDCWRVVSESGWPAAARQLCAEPQDWFAAALRSTDPLISEDLRADPRFTLPPVLVDAGLISGLVATIGDDEEPFGVLTVGFTTRIRLTDADGDFIKSLTNLLAAALQRMRQTSRWQASERRLKRLVDRLPAGAVYVVDEELFINAAVEAITGFSRTELTHLGQWKSMVRDVDAVQLLPDPGLPLSSEGAVTRHRELLKRQDGAERLIEVVAFRSATDEVWLVHDITDAESRRQQALQAERLAVIGQMITGLAHEARNALQRMRASTETLELDLEDRPDVLPVLERLGAAQDDLKTLFDEVRNYAAPIVLAREAVDLRRLVEAAWDSLFEIHRRRRAHLQVDISDELAIGDLDPFRIEQVLRNLFENSLAACPDPVEVGVAAITATVDGEPAVELIVADNGPGMADEIRRRVFEPFFTTKAKGTGLGMAIAERILLAHGGRIEIGAPAQGAEFRILLPRVHHVSPAEDRHR; from the coding sequence GTGTCATCCCCCATCCCCGAAACCGTGCTATCGCCGCAACGCTTCCTGGAGCTGCAGCAGTACTTAGGCTGGTCTGCAATCGACGATGCGAACGTCCCGGCCCTGCGAGCATGCCTGGCGCCCGAGGCTGCCGCCTTCGTCACTGACTTTTATGCCGAATTGGTGCGACACCCCGCCGCCAGCCGGGTCATGACCGGCGGCCAGCGCCAGATCGAACGCTTGAAAGCGAGCCTCGGAGTCTGGCTCGACGAGCTTCTGAGCGGCGACTACGACGAAGCCTACGTCCGCAAACGCTGGCAGGTCGGGTATCGCCATGTCCTCATCGGCCTGGACCAGATCTATGTCAGCGCCGCCCTGAGCCGCTTGCGGATGCAGATGCTGGCCGTGTTGCAACGCCAGCCGGGGAGCGAATCGGCTCGACTGCTGTCGCTGAGCGCCACTCTCAATCGGCTGCTCGATCTGGATCAGATCGTGATTCACGCGGCCTACGACGCCGAATTCCACGCCCGGCAGACTCCCATTCACTCGGCGCGCCTGCTGCAGCAGCGCTGGTTGACCCGGATCAGCGAGCGGGCACTGGGAGGGACCACGCTGGAAGAGCTTCTCGATGCCGGGCTGCTGGCGGTGGTTGAAAGCCTCAAACCGGAAGCCGCCGCCGTCCTGGTACCGGTCCCCGGGCTGGACTGCTGGCGCGTCGTCTCCGAGTCCGGGTGGCCCGCGGCGGCGCGGCAGCTCTGTGCGGAGCCGCAGGACTGGTTCGCCGCCGCCCTGCGCAGCACCGATCCGCTGATCAGCGAAGATCTCCGGGCCGATCCGCGCTTCACGCTCCCTCCCGTCCTGGTCGACGCTGGACTGATCAGCGGTCTCGTTGCCACGATTGGCGACGACGAAGAACCTTTTGGCGTGCTGACCGTCGGTTTCACGACCCGCATTCGACTGACAGACGCCGACGGAGATTTCATCAAGTCGTTAACGAACCTCCTCGCGGCCGCCCTGCAAAGAATGCGGCAGACGAGCCGCTGGCAGGCCAGCGAACGGCGCCTCAAGCGCCTCGTCGATCGCCTGCCTGCCGGCGCCGTCTACGTCGTCGACGAAGAATTGTTCATCAATGCGGCGGTCGAGGCCATCACGGGATTCAGCCGGACGGAGCTGACGCATCTGGGGCAATGGAAGTCCATGGTCCGCGACGTTGACGCGGTGCAGCTCCTTCCCGATCCAGGACTTCCGCTCTCATCCGAGGGGGCGGTGACTCGTCATCGAGAACTGCTCAAACGCCAGGACGGCGCCGAACGATTGATCGAAGTGGTGGCCTTCCGGTCGGCGACCGATGAAGTCTGGCTGGTCCACGACATTACTGATGCCGAGTCCCGTCGACAGCAGGCGCTGCAGGCCGAACGGCTCGCCGTCATCGGCCAGATGATCACCGGCCTGGCCCACGAAGCGCGGAACGCGCTGCAGCGCATGCGAGCCTCCACCGAGACGCTGGAACTGGACCTGGAAGATCGACCCGATGTGCTGCCGGTGCTCGAGCGTCTGGGAGCCGCCCAGGACGATCTTAAGACCCTCTTCGACGAAGTCCGCAACTATGCCGCCCCGATCGTCCTCGCCCGCGAAGCCGTGGACCTCCGCCGGCTCGTCGAAGCCGCCTGGGACAGCCTCTTTGAGATCCACCGGCGCCGGCGCGCGCATCTGCAGGTGGACATTTCGGACGAGCTGGCGATCGGCGACCTTGATCCCTTCCGGATCGAACAGGTCCTCCGCAATCTGTTTGAAAATTCGCTCGCGGCCTGTCCCGACCCGGTTGAAGTGGGAGTCGCGGCGATTACTGCGACGGTGGACGGAGAGCCCGCCGTCGAACTGATCGTCGCGGACAATGGTCCGGGGATGGCCGACGAGATCAGGCGGCGGGTTTTCGAGCCGTTCTTCACCACGAAAGCGAAAGGAACCGGTCTGGGCATGGCAATTGCGGAACGAATTCTCCTTGCTCACGGCGGCCGCATCGAGATCGGCGCCCCAGCGCAAGGCGCCGAGTTCCGCATCCTGCTTCCCCGAGTGCACCATGTCTCACCCGCTGAGGATCGCCATCGCTGA
- a CDS encoding carboxymuconolactone decarboxylase family protein: MESRVKVDKSSMDAYRALLGVEKYLAQCSIEKSLRELIKLRVSQINGCAYCIDMHWKDARASGETEQRLYGLPAWRESPYYTERERAGLLLAEELTRIADRPVPDVVHERVREQFQDREIADLTWAIAAINAWNRVNIGLGTVPGDYQAPGAAH; encoded by the coding sequence ATGGAAAGCCGCGTTAAAGTTGATAAGTCGAGCATGGACGCTTACCGCGCCCTGCTCGGCGTCGAAAAGTATCTGGCGCAGTGCAGCATCGAGAAGTCGTTGCGCGAGCTGATCAAGCTCCGCGTCTCCCAGATCAACGGCTGCGCCTATTGCATCGATATGCACTGGAAAGACGCCCGCGCTTCCGGAGAGACCGAACAGCGGCTCTATGGCCTCCCGGCCTGGCGGGAATCGCCCTATTACACCGAGCGGGAACGTGCGGGGCTGCTTCTCGCGGAAGAGTTGACCCGCATCGCAGATCGCCCGGTTCCGGACGTCGTCCACGAGCGGGTTCGCGAGCAGTTTCAGGACCGCGAGATTGCGGATCTGACCTGGGCGATCGCCGCAATCAATGCCTGGAATCGGGTCAATATCGGACTGGGGACTGTTCCAGGAGACTATCAGGCCCCCGGAGCGGCTCACTGA
- a CDS encoding SDR family NAD(P)-dependent oxidoreductase codes for MHERVVIITGGGTGIGRATAIQFAGAGARVVIAGRRAAPLEETASVSDRIVPVPADLLLEADLERVIQTAIQRWGRIDVLVNNAGSFVQRPLAEIDQQTVTALFATNVLAPSLLSRAALPALKASQGSIVNISSTFGHKAAPTISHYAASKAALEHLTRCWALELAPYRIRVNAVAPGPTETEILTSSGLPAAVIEQIKREESERIPLGRRGTCEDVAAWIVSLSNPAAAWVTGQIVAVDGGLGVT; via the coding sequence ATGCACGAACGCGTCGTCATCATCACGGGGGGAGGGACTGGCATCGGGCGTGCCACTGCGATCCAGTTTGCCGGGGCAGGGGCCAGGGTGGTGATTGCGGGACGGCGGGCCGCTCCTCTTGAAGAGACTGCCAGCGTTTCCGATCGGATCGTCCCGGTTCCCGCCGATCTCCTCCTTGAGGCCGACCTGGAACGCGTGATTCAGACGGCAATCCAGCGCTGGGGGCGTATTGACGTCCTGGTCAATAACGCCGGAAGCTTCGTTCAACGACCTCTGGCGGAGATCGACCAGCAGACGGTGACGGCTCTGTTCGCTACCAACGTGCTGGCTCCCAGTCTGCTGAGCCGGGCGGCTCTGCCCGCTCTGAAAGCGTCTCAAGGCTCCATCGTCAACATTTCCAGCACATTCGGGCACAAGGCCGCGCCGACGATTTCCCACTATGCGGCATCAAAAGCCGCCCTGGAACATCTTACTCGCTGCTGGGCGCTGGAGCTGGCGCCTTACCGAATTCGGGTCAATGCCGTCGCACCGGGGCCAACGGAGACGGAGATACTCACTTCCTCGGGTCTCCCTGCCGCCGTCATCGAACAGATCAAGCGGGAGGAGTCGGAGCGAATCCCCTTGGGACGTCGAGGGACATGCGAAGATGTCGCCGCGTGGATCGTGAGCCTGTCGAATCCTGCGGCCGCCTGGGTCACCGGTCAAATCGTGGCCGTCGATGGAGGACTGGGGGTGACCTGA
- a CDS encoding ArsR/SmtB family transcription factor yields the protein MKATSPREPDVFGAISHPARRRMLDLLVESDRSVNGIASEFPMSRPAVSQHLRILLEAGLVTEQRHGRERRYRLVPAGLGPVREWIAHYEQFWDDHLQRLQSLLSRSSQK from the coding sequence ATGAAAGCGACTTCCCCGCGAGAACCGGATGTCTTTGGGGCGATCAGTCATCCCGCACGTCGCCGGATGCTGGATCTCCTTGTCGAGTCCGACCGCTCCGTGAACGGAATTGCGAGCGAGTTCCCGATGAGCCGCCCCGCGGTTTCCCAGCACCTCCGCATCCTGCTGGAGGCAGGGCTCGTGACGGAGCAGCGGCATGGCCGGGAGCGACGTTATCGCCTCGTCCCCGCCGGGCTCGGCCCGGTGCGGGAGTGGATCGCGCACTACGAGCAGTTCTGGGACGACCACCTCCAGCGTCTCCAGTCGCTCCTCTCCAGATCGAGCCAGAAATGA
- a CDS encoding SDR family oxidoreductase: MKIVVIGGSGLIGSKVVNNLRQRGHEVVAASPSSGVNAVTGEGLKEALAGAQVVVDVANSPSFEDKVAMEFFEASGRNLLAAETVSGVRHHVALSVVGTERLLAMGYFRAKLVQENLIKASGRPFTIVRATQFFEFTGAIAQSATVGQTVRLPAAMMQPIASDDVAAGLADVAIAQPLNETIDLAGPEPIRMDELIRRFLIASHDAREVVTDPAAGYFGISVDDQSLTPGDRPRIGPTRFADWLARSVPQK, translated from the coding sequence ATGAAGATCGTCGTCATTGGCGGCAGCGGACTGATCGGGTCAAAAGTCGTGAACAACCTTCGCCAGCGCGGCCACGAAGTCGTCGCCGCGTCCCCATCCTCGGGAGTCAACGCCGTCACCGGCGAGGGATTGAAGGAGGCCCTGGCAGGCGCTCAGGTCGTCGTCGACGTGGCGAATTCGCCCTCGTTCGAGGACAAAGTCGCGATGGAGTTCTTCGAGGCGTCGGGGCGGAATCTCCTGGCCGCGGAAACGGTCTCCGGCGTGCGGCATCACGTGGCGCTGTCGGTGGTCGGGACGGAACGACTGCTGGCGATGGGCTACTTTCGCGCCAAGCTGGTTCAGGAGAACCTGATCAAGGCTTCGGGCAGGCCGTTCACGATTGTTCGCGCGACGCAGTTCTTCGAATTCACGGGGGCCATCGCCCAGTCAGCGACGGTCGGGCAAACGGTTCGGCTGCCGGCGGCCATGATGCAGCCGATCGCATCGGACGACGTCGCCGCCGGGCTGGCCGATGTCGCCATTGCGCAGCCGTTGAATGAAACCATCGACCTTGCCGGTCCTGAACCCATTCGCATGGACGAACTCATACGACGCTTTCTGATCGCCAGTCACGACGCTCGGGAGGTCGTTACAGATCCCGCGGCCGGCTACTTCGGCATTTCCGTCGACGATCAAAGTCTCACGCCCGGCGATCGCCCGCGCATCGGTCCGACACGTTTCGCGGATTGGCTCGCGCGTTCCGTTCCGCAGAAATGA